From the genome of Variovorax sp. RA8, one region includes:
- a CDS encoding methyltransferase regulatory domain-containing protein gives MESSTKPTTSNYYDVVPYESHPFPQSTIEHLEALAFLFGLATPPLKKARVLELGCAAGGNLIPIAARHPDASMVGVDLSSVQIQQGQAAIDQAQLKNIELRALDITGIDASFGQFDYIICHGVYSWVPAPVQDAILRICSQNLAPEGVAYISYNVYPGWKAREIVRDAMILRGAPRDEPDEKLSYARGMLEFLEQSARPDSVLKKTLEEAMPIVRNSGAYYLLHEFLEPHNAPCYFKEFAARAGAHGLSYLADAEPSTMFVQNYGEKVRDPLLRECGGSQIMMEQYLDFLVNRTFRQTLLVKQGRASGVRYRLDTERIRALEYAGVFSAEDGEVLTLDAREQVCRAIRNLKVTLRLPVHKAVAQVLDERYPASTPTNTLIAAVSARTGEPRGAVETPVMAMLEELLILGAVRIRRTPPQASVAVSAFPRASAVTRNARGLALSAGPTAVACNQWHELVGLSLLERCLLPLLDGRHSHESLAEHLAAEARAGRLRFIKDEKPLTEEVALREFTQRQVALALRDLRRKALIEA, from the coding sequence ATGGAATCATCGACGAAGCCCACGACCTCGAACTACTACGATGTCGTTCCGTACGAGTCTCATCCCTTTCCACAATCGACGATCGAGCATCTCGAGGCCCTCGCCTTCCTCTTCGGCCTCGCCACGCCGCCGCTCAAGAAGGCGCGGGTGCTCGAACTGGGCTGCGCGGCGGGCGGCAACCTGATCCCCATCGCCGCCCGCCATCCGGACGCATCGATGGTCGGCGTTGATCTGTCCTCGGTCCAGATCCAGCAGGGCCAGGCGGCCATCGACCAGGCGCAACTCAAGAACATCGAGCTGCGGGCGCTGGACATCACAGGCATCGACGCTTCCTTCGGCCAGTTCGACTACATCATCTGCCACGGCGTCTACAGCTGGGTGCCGGCGCCGGTGCAGGATGCCATCCTGCGCATCTGCTCCCAAAACCTGGCCCCCGAGGGCGTGGCCTACATCAGCTACAACGTGTACCCGGGCTGGAAGGCACGCGAGATCGTGCGCGACGCCATGATCCTGCGCGGCGCCCCGCGCGACGAACCCGACGAGAAGCTTTCCTACGCTCGCGGCATGCTCGAGTTCCTGGAACAGTCGGCAAGGCCAGACAGCGTGCTCAAGAAGACGCTGGAAGAGGCCATGCCGATCGTGCGCAACTCAGGGGCGTACTACCTCCTGCACGAGTTCCTCGAGCCGCACAACGCCCCTTGCTACTTCAAGGAGTTCGCCGCCCGCGCCGGCGCCCACGGCCTCAGCTACCTGGCGGACGCCGAGCCCTCGACCATGTTCGTGCAGAACTACGGGGAAAAGGTGCGCGACCCGCTGCTGAGGGAATGCGGGGGCAGCCAGATCATGATGGAGCAATACCTGGATTTCCTGGTCAACAGGACCTTCCGGCAAACGCTGCTCGTCAAGCAGGGGCGTGCCTCGGGCGTCCGCTATCGCCTCGACACGGAGCGCATCAGGGCGCTTGAGTACGCCGGGGTGTTTTCGGCCGAAGATGGCGAAGTGCTCACGCTCGACGCGCGCGAGCAGGTCTGCCGCGCGATACGCAACCTCAAGGTCACGTTGCGGCTGCCGGTCCACAAGGCGGTGGCCCAGGTGCTCGACGAGCGCTACCCGGCGAGCACGCCGACCAATACGTTGATCGCCGCGGTCTCGGCGCGCACCGGCGAGCCGCGCGGCGCCGTCGAGACGCCGGTCATGGCGATGCTGGAAGAACTGCTGATCCTCGGCGCGGTGCGCATCCGGCGCACGCCGCCACAGGCCAGCGTCGCGGTGTCGGCCTTCCCGCGGGCGTCGGCCGTGACCCGCAATGCGCGGGGTCTCGCGCTGAGTGCAGGGCCAACGGCCGTCGCCTGCAATCAATGGCATGAGCTGGTGGGACTCTCCCTGCTCGAGCGCTGCTTGCTGCCCTTGCTCGACGGCAGGCATTCGCACGAATCCCTGGCCGAGCACCTGGCCGCCGAGGCCCGAGCTGGACGGCTGCGTTTCATCAAGGACGAGAAGCCGCTGACCGAGGAAGTGGCGCTGCGCGAGTTCACGCAGCGGCAGGTGGCCCTGGCCTTGCGCGATCTTCGTCGAAAGGCGCTGATAGAGGCATGA
- a CDS encoding phytanoyl-CoA dioxygenase family protein: MTITTPSLQPVAWSDLCDARFWRSLAPQLRIGGVQSDAGAAPRQSYERLAQRMSKDGYFGDSDEVIERLAPRVGEAVKRCVAVGLPAVFAWVYDEPWACYARLRPVFAHFLGAEFKPLPAFWAWHVDPKKGETGWKPHRDNRYNSLAADGSPISLTCWIPLSDANPLNSCMYIVPKQMDPGYSTPAGMPEPPTPVFAARALPAKPGDYLVWNQCVMHWGGPTSEFAEHPRMSMALEFQRGDVQPIMRPFRRGEHLPAMSPLLEQKPLPGFDARLQLVARQILQYQHMYGLSQGLADLAAYLLTAHTRDG, translated from the coding sequence ATGACAATCACCACACCCTCGCTGCAGCCTGTCGCGTGGAGTGACCTGTGCGATGCCCGCTTCTGGCGTTCGCTCGCGCCGCAGCTTCGTATCGGCGGTGTGCAGTCGGATGCTGGGGCCGCGCCGCGGCAGAGCTATGAGCGGCTCGCGCAACGGATGTCGAAGGACGGCTATTTCGGCGACAGCGACGAGGTGATCGAGCGGCTGGCGCCGCGCGTCGGCGAGGCCGTGAAGCGCTGCGTCGCCGTCGGGCTGCCGGCCGTGTTCGCGTGGGTCTACGACGAGCCGTGGGCTTGCTACGCGCGCCTCCGACCCGTGTTCGCGCATTTCCTGGGTGCCGAGTTCAAGCCATTGCCGGCGTTCTGGGCGTGGCACGTCGATCCGAAGAAGGGGGAGACCGGCTGGAAGCCGCACCGTGACAATCGCTACAACTCGCTCGCCGCGGATGGGTCGCCGATCTCGCTCACCTGTTGGATCCCGCTGTCCGACGCGAACCCGCTCAACAGCTGCATGTACATCGTGCCGAAGCAAATGGATCCCGGTTACAGCACGCCCGCCGGCATGCCGGAGCCGCCGACGCCTGTGTTTGCCGCGCGCGCGCTGCCGGCGAAGCCCGGCGACTACCTGGTCTGGAACCAGTGCGTCATGCACTGGGGCGGCCCGACCAGCGAGTTTGCCGAGCACCCCCGCATGAGCATGGCACTGGAGTTTCAGCGCGGCGATGTTCAACCCATCATGCGGCCGTTCCGGCGCGGGGAACATCTTCCGGCGATGTCTCCCTTGCTGGAACAGAAACCCCTTCCCGGCTTCGACGCCCGCCTGCAACTCGTCGCGCGTCAGATCCTCCAGTACCAGCACATGTATGGCTTGTCGCAGGGTCTCGCCGACCTCGCGGCGTATTTGCTGACGGCGCACACGCGCGACGGCTAG